DNA from Vanessa tameamea isolate UH-Manoa-2023 chromosome 19, ilVanTame1 primary haplotype, whole genome shotgun sequence:
CAACTATGAATTCAAATTTAACTACTACTGTTTAAACTCATTAAACCGACTGTAAAAATAGATCGTAGATATTTTTCCTCGATAACGACGTATTTATACGTCACTACAGTAGTAAGGTATTTATTCCATTGGGGTAGCATTGCCCTCTACAGCCCTCATATTTCTTCCATTCAGAGGTGCCAAGAATTAACTGTATCTATTTTCAAAACTCCACAGCCTTTTAAACGATTAACCttcgttttgtttaatttacccAGGATTGACTAACTTCTTAACCAAAATTCTAatgactaaaattataataagaccCAGAACCAGATTATACCTGATACTAAATGATATGTATAAATGTACAATGCAAGTAAAGTCAGGTTAATATCTTGTTAAAATTACAAGATATTGACTTGACTTCCATTtacaaattctaaataatttcatatctgTAACTGAAACTATTAGAAACGATCGGATAatccaaaataatttcataacatccctgattttagtaaataattcttGTATCTAACACTTATATCATCAACAGACTAGATATTTAACATAGAAAAGATTAATTACTGTACCTGGTACATAATTTCTTAGTATGTTCGGACACAACTCCACAGATTTGCAGCAGAAGGTTCTTCTTTTCATTGGCTGACATCGTTTCATATGTAGCTCCCCCGTCGTTTGAGTCTGAATTGTGATGGCCGTTATTATTCCTATGACccctgaaattaataaaacactaatATATTAGCTAAATGTAACATCAAAGTTTCTACGGTGTATTTTGTTTCCATTTCTGTATTTAGCTCCTTCTAtgctaacattataaatgcgaaatttacTCTATCGCCAAGTCACTACTAAATTTGACGAGATTTGGTATGAACcaacttcaaggaaggacatagcctAGCCATgcccaacccctaaaacgcaagcaaaCCTGTGGTTGAcagctagttaaaaataaaccacattattgtattacatttatttatattatttcattaaaaccaTTGCAAGAAACTTGATAAATGCtactttaaaacttaaaatttattatttataaatgacatatGTACTAAgttagaaattatatatatgcattttttGCTATGAGGCAGTAAATGtagttttttgtaatttgaaaaatgctagaatttatttaacttaagtaACAAATGAACTCACTTATGACTTTTGCTTGATCGTTTATTGTGATTGTTTTTCATCCTGCGCTTTCTACGGTCACTTTGCAAAGAGCCACCGGACCAATCtgcatcatcttcatcatcactGAGCAGCCCTGCGTAGGAGGTGGGCTCTCGACTGTTAGACGCAATGCGTCGCGACGCTATACGTGAACTGTTTCGGCCCATACCTGTGAGAATGTACAAATTGAGTAACTTCATAATTTTAATGCTAATAttgctaatataaataaaaaaatattccttatttgtTTTACTGTTAGTATTCTTGTCAATCTTGAATAAATTAccatgattgaaaaaaaaaaacattttaatggaGTATTACAGCGGCTATATTTTTTCCTCCATCCCTACTTCCATTtgcataaaaaactaataaagtgTTAAAGgttaaaattcttattatgctttgtacaaattttatttattgccttCCTCTCCCTAATAAAGGCTTTCTTCTGATCATTTTAAGGAAATTTTAACCCAACTTGACAGATACATAATAcagtataactatttaaatctCTTTAATagtgtaatcaaaatataaagtttacaaaaaaaagtaaaagttaaacATTATGCTCTCTGTTATTTAAGAGAAAAGAATTACAATTTTCATTAAgtaaagtgttataaaatgaGTATTTAGTATACTTtcgaaaaaagttaaaaagcaAAAATGTCTAACAATCTCTTTGAATTTCgaacgtaaaataattaaaataaccagTCATTACAAATGGATTcctaaattatatcataaacaaaataacaaaccTACTCTTGATAGCTATCAAtcaacattgaaataaataatcaataacatgattctaaaaataatatctacattGGGCGTAACTTAAATACAATGTATATCAAAAGCTCTAAATGTACGAAGGTTGAAAGTTGCACGTAGAAATAAGTACCGTAATCAGCTGTTTATATGAAATCGCATGTATTTTTAAGCTTTTTACAAAAAGCGTATAGTTTAACTAATAATGTGCATTTACCCATGCATTTTTCTAGATGTGGAGCGAATCTCGTAGCCGAAACGGGCCTGTCGCAGTTTGGACACGAACAATTCGAGTCCGGGGTCTTTTTCAATATCGAAAACCCGAAAACGTCGCATTCTGGggaattaactattttatatccTTCCTCTTCCTCCTTTTCCCCTTCCAGCAGGTCCGTAAGTCCTGTTTTTAATCCGTGATGAAATTCAAAAAGCACCCCTAAAGTTACATCGTCACAAACACTCTCGTAAATAAAGTTAGCTGCATCCTCGGCATTAGTTTCATTTTGCATTATCTCgaaaaatttactatttaaatcatTCATACTTAATTCactcataatatttatactattattcattttgtattattaatacaaaataaaaaaaatcagaaggATATTCTTGTGACAGATGCACCAGAAAATATTCTCTgctttatatcatttaaacgaTCGCTCAGCTGACTGAGTGACTGTCTGAGAACGACTGAACTTGAACAAAATGAACGACAGATAGCCAAACGTTCTAAAATCTTTAACATACCTTATTTTTCAACACCTATTTAtcaatcttataatttattgatcaaaattatttatggtttttaatttttacttttatgcttataaaacaaatcataatTCGACTATATGAATAGTTTTAACATTCGAGAATTTTAGTAtcacatttgatttaatttaaattgttgtacGTGTAAatcaatataacttaatattaaatttataaaacttccaattaaatattaactattaaagattatatacagggtttttggtaattcgacgtattcccgttaggaggtgataggggtgactatttgcgataattttaacccccatatgcattatgcaaaagtgaaccatttttgagttatcacgttttttagattttttcaaaataagtcaaaattgcaacttcaaaaatttattaaaaataaagtttcgattaaaatctacttttttcttctgatttataaaaacgattaaccactggatatttttcaatatttaaacaataattatcggtccaaattttaaaatgcgagaaattttaaattccgtcgaaaacgatattatttcaatatattttttaattttttccctcaaatatgcctgaaaaacaaaagaaatcattatgaaacatgttctgcagattattttaaaaacataatagtaCTAGACTtttgaaaacttaattaaaaaacgacaaataaaaaatattttttaattaaaaaaatacttcggtTACGGAGCAAATACAGGTGCAGTCTCATTACCCTTACTCActttcataatctgatgggGTGAAGGGACGATAAATCTAACCCTACCATAAAGAAGTTAGGCGCAGGACTAAAGGGCTTTAAGCGCTTTAAGGGGCACGGGCTCCTAAGAATGAGAATTGCTGAAAAttttttcgacaaaaaaaatccaataacttatTATCGGTCGCCGACTTGAGGTTTAAACCCAGAATATCAGGATCGACCTTATAAagccattagaccaacgaggcagttaatTAAAACATGATTAGTAGATTAGAACAAaggtaactttttataatacatttatttgtttaaagtatCTATGAAGTGAAATAATTAGAATCTTTTGTTCAAAAATTATGTGATTTGATCTATAAACTATATGGTATTTGTATGAAAAGTACATCTTAAGATTGGGTGATAAAACTAGACTACTGATCTTTTTTTATCATACAGGTGGCAAACTTGCAAgagggtcacctgatggtagtcataacataacataaaacataaacagcctgtaaatttcccactgctggactaaggcctcctctccctttgaggagaaggtatggagcatattccaccatgctgctccaatgcggattgtcAGTCACtcagtgactaccaccgcccatggacatctgcaacgctggggggcttgcaagtgcgttgccggcctttaaaaaATGTGTACGCTCATTTATTTTGAAGGTTCCTTAGTCGGTTCGGAACAACCGCCGGAAACTGATTCCACAGAGTGGAATGCatggcagaaaatgtcttaaaaatcacgCTGTTGGGGACTTTTGGACATCTATGTGGTGTGGATAAAACTTCGAATTTCGACGCGAAGTTGAAGTTTAGCTCCTCGGAATATTCCCCGCAAAAAATGCGGTACAAGAGTACAGtacagagtgatccaacatatctacgcaaagccaaaggatctaGCAGGTTGggaagggcttgatcgtcgataattcgagccatTCTAAGttgaatacggtcaaatggCAAAAGTGGCGGAGGACTTATGTGCTCtacctacttggtggtagggatttgtgatGCCCGACTGGTTAAAGGTACTATCCCCTCTTCTACTGCCTAAGAGTAATAATCAATAGTCAATGTACTATAAGCATAAGAACGACAttgtttccaagattggtggcgcattggcgatgtaagaatttGTTAGTATTTCTTCCAGTTAAATTGACCTTGGCCGGTGTTGACCAATTACAATCAGGTGGTCTGTTTGCTAgtctattattattctttatattttttataataatatgaaatacgtGTTGAATTATTAGTAGTGAAAagagatattatatttagtatatatatagtatttagtatactaatatttctattccCAGCCGGCGTTAATCAGACTGTCAGTCGATTTATTCTTTCATAtcgataaaatacataaatacacgaTTATTTAATTCATGAACAAAGGGAAAATGAGAAGGGTTCATAGGGGAAAATAATACTCCTAGTCCTTGAACAAAACAGACCGGTCAAATCTCATTAGATGTGGACGTCAGACGTGTCTAAAGACTtttgtattagaaataatagTATTCAGACAAGCCACGACCGAAACGGCCCTTTTTTCTTTAGTGAAGCGCAAGTGCAAAGGAACCAAGTtaaagatacatatatttttaattcttaactcaatgtttgtttataaacaatGGCGTCTTACAAAActgttttatcaataataataatttatctgttgaaatagtttttgtttgtaaaatgaaTCTTAGAGTGACaagataaagtttatttataattaacctgGACGTATTTTACGCGTTGTTTTGTTTAACGTCAGACCCGATAACTTTGATAAAGTAATCAAATAGTTGGGTTATAATATGTgttctgtaattttatattcaacccGAAagtcattatattttcattcgcgttaaaacatttcaaaagtaATTGTTAAGTTTAagttgcaatatttaaaaatggtacgtatatttttgttttaacttaagtacttttttaataacgaaaatttgtttgattttatctaTTTAGTAGTTGCGATAAAAAcagactttttatatatataaattgtaaatagaaactttattgttataaatgacGTTTAAGGTTAAGTTCACTGCCCGTGGATTGGTCCCTCCGGTCTTCACACCACTGAATGATGATTACACTATTAACTTCCAAGCTATCGAACCCTATGCAAAATTTTTAGCTGACAATGGAATTAAGGCTGTACTTGGtaatagtttttgtataaataatgttgttataaaataatgtagttttttttaattaattgatattgaaaatgaaaaggttaaataaaacctttgtgAATGTGaaaaaaatgatgttttttattttaattagtacgtatttaaatattataatataataggtcGACATGCGAAGGTAAccttctgatggtaagtggcaaTCGGCACCAATGGACATATGGCTGTGGAAGACATATTCTATCATAACagataacagataaaataattataattataatattataatcatttataatttcagacagacagacagttactttcgtatgtataatattaatatagatcaaaGTTCTACATTGCAAACCttaggaattaagatgttatgattCTTTTGCCCTTTGCTTGTGTTTtagttgatttatttcattattgacATTACAATAACTTGCTATATAATCTTTAGTATCCGATTTTTACTATAGTTTATTATGAggtttgttgtttttataaacaaaaaaatcacgCGGCTGGTTAGCGCATACTGTTGCTTTAGTGAGCGAGCGAGACAGTGCAAAGGCGTCTCTTGTATTCTTCCTCAGTGGTTACTTGATAAGGCGGCAGGGTTTCATATCCAGGGGCGATTAAAATTGACTCTTTCTGTCAAGAACTTCTTCAGCCAAGATAGCTCACACATTTGAGCAAAATTGGTCAAGAAATTATTGTTTCAAcataaaatactttgattgaATGCTTTTCAGTTGGAGGTACAACAGGAGAACATATGTCTCTTAGCATCACTGATAGAAAGAAGATAATAGACGTGTGGGTAAAGGCCGGTAAACTGACCAATGGACTTCACTTAATGGTTCAAGTGGGAGGAGCCCCATTGGctgatgttttaaatttagtaagtgGAAATTCATCTGAATAGGTCGACTCTTTTTAACACGATGTTCTAAATTGTGAATAGTGGCATAACGCTAGTCATGTCACAATTATATGgcaacaattaaatttttttttttttttaattattaaaactacgCAGGGGTTTTGCTCGCGTCGTAAACGTTATGTCTGATgtgcctgttttttttttatttccaggcaGCATTGGACTGTACTCttgtaatattttgtcttttattgttttctggtggttatgtttttttcaattgacttttttttctatattgaaGACTTCTTCATTGAATTGGATTTTTATGTTTCAGTcgtcttaatatttttgttatactttATTTCAGACAAAATACTGCTCAGATGTTGGTGTAGACTCACTGTTAACGCTGCCTGAGTTATATTTTAAGCCACAGTCTATTTCTGATCTGGTGTCTTACGTGGAGCTAGTTGCGAAAGCCGCGCCAAATCTACCCGTATTGTACTACCACATACCGGGCATGAGTAAAGTTGAAGGTAaggataacatttatttaaaaaaggaaagttTCAGCTTGCAAATGTCCTACTTTtaggctgaggcctcctctacATTGAGGAAAATTGTGGTGAGAGGTGAGAATCTGTATTACCTACGCATCTTACTCGAGAACACTAGTGAAGAGAACCGATTTACCGATATTTAGTTTCTAACTAGCATTTCATCtaattcagatttttttattaaaaatatatatatttttaatgatagaaaaaattaattttccGTTATTTGTGTTTTCAGTCAACATGCCGAATTTTGTAACAGAAGCTACTCGGCGTATACCTAATTTTAAAGGAATAAAGTTCACATCGAACGATTTAAGTGAGGGCGCCCAAGTGTTGAGAGCCCTAAAAGAAGACCAGACAGTTTTCCTTGGTGCAGATActgtaagttattattttttttttattataaaaaccggatcacaacataCTAagtttgctgtttggcgttagaatatctgatgtgtagGTTTGACCTACCCTAGACGGGCTTAGTCAGATGGCCTAACTgtttcataaaagaaaaatagaattggacataaataaacgatattttttagtattaatctgtaaaaatatttgatatatttttcagttACTAGCTCCAGCTGCGCTGTTAGGAATAAATTCCGGTATTGGTACAACGTTCAACCTGTTCCCACGTCTCGCACAAGATATTCTGGCGGCGATTGAGAAAGCTGACCTGGTCAAAGCCAGAGCTTTGCAAGAGATACTAAGCATTGCGGTGGAAGCACATACCGCTGAAGGTATCATAAAGGTTCTTCATCATCACAAgaataagaataagaaaaagttcatttaagtcacgaatattttacaattacaaaacagtatataaataaatatctaacaaaaaatagataaaaaaaaccttacttCATCTAAGCaaaataactaactaactatAAAGATGTGTGGCATTCAGCTACCAAGTTGGGTTGCAATACCCAATACTGTTATTTTCAATTTGGCTGTGATCATATATAAAGTAAGGTATAGCAGTCATAAACAGCCCCATCCTACGTATAACAagactctttttttttatttttaagagtaaTTCTGGACGCCTCTCCTTTTGTGTTAGATTTGACCTTTATCGGCAAGTCCCCCAGTGCGTGCATTCGAGTTTATTGTACCCCTTGCACCCGGAGTTAAGACAGGCCTTGTAACAAAATGAATGTTGGTGATGAACTGATGTTTTTGTCTTTTTCTAATTCAAATTCATAAGGTAATGGAGACTAATTACGTAGCATTTTGCTTAGCTGTTTTATTAATAGGTACGTACGCAACTGTTAAGGAACCACGATTATCAGTTGCCAACTTCAAAATCAAAAAGGAAAATGTGGGTAGACTTATAATAGATAAATGTGGGTAGgttaaaatgagaataattaCAGCAGTTTTCCCTAGTCCTTCGAGATTGGTGTcgggtttttaattttatatttaaccaaacaacccgtttttttaaattaggtgCATGGGTACCTATAATGAAGGCTGGTATGGAAATCGTTACCGGAATCAAAGTGGGTCCTCCAGCACTCCCGCAGAGGCCTATATCTGAAGACGCGAAGAAGAGAATTGCGACTAAACTTCAagcattaaaattgattaattaaaattataatgagttttgtttagtaccaaatatttttaaaatatacaataaaagaataaaaataaattgacatggcgtttatttttgtataaacttCCATAAGGCAATCTGCCTTAGGGTCAATTTACCCTTTTCTAACTTCCTAgattcttactaatattataaaggcgaaagattttatatatgtttgttactctttcacgcaaaactACTCTGTGTTTGTTAATGAAACTTTACcgtaatatatcatatacatcagaataacatataggctataatttataacgattttttataaataatacctgTCAAACGACCCCTAAAACGcctggacataacatctcagttctaaAGCCGCGTCTGAAAACTAGTATGTAATATTGGTTTACGTAACgcaatattattcataattgcAATGTGTTATTACTATATTACGTAGTTACGCAATCACTATATTTAAATGGAGAAATATTtcgattcaataattttattagcaattaatttttaaacattttttttacaaattttaccaGCTGATTTACAGTAGAATAACATACATATGGCGTTTAATGCAAAATAGTAACAGACTGCTACATCTGATCACTGCTTCTTCGTAGATCTCTTTTTTTCTGTGAAAAAAAACTTTGCAGCCATAAACGGGTTATCTATAATGCAGTGCGTGCTAAGGGAGGCAACGAATAGACGTTGGGTGCTTGGTTTAATTTTTCTCAAAAGAAGAAGAGAACAGATAAGGAAGTCTGTTACTCTTTGCATAtatgctatatacatataatgtgaatcgacttattattatttttatattgtttttaaattattgtttaattcatTCATCATCAGCCAAcatttgtccactgctggacatacgcctctccaattgcacgccactgtggtctttcttcg
Protein-coding regions in this window:
- the LOC113399444 gene encoding N-acetylneuraminate lyase-like translates to MVKFTARGLVPPVFTPLNDDYTINFQAIEPYAKFLADNGIKAVLVGGTTGEHMSLSITDRKKIIDVWVKAGKLTNGLHLMVQVGGAPLADVLNLTKYCSDVGVDSLLTLPELYFKPQSISDLVSYVELVAKAAPNLPVLYYHIPGMSKVEVNMPNFVTEATRRIPNFKGIKFTSNDLSEGAQVLRALKEDQTVFLGADTLLAPAALLGINSGIGTTFNLFPRLAQDILAAIEKADLVKARALQEILSIAVEAHTAEGAWVPIMKAGMEIVTGIKVGPPALPQRPISEDAKKRIATKLQALKLIN
- the LOC113399443 gene encoding SAGA-associated factor 11 homolog; the encoded protein is MNNSINIMSELSMNDLNSKFFEIMQNETNAEDAANFIYESVCDDVTLGVLFEFHHGLKTGLTDLLEGEKEEEEGYKIVNSPECDVFGFSILKKTPDSNCSCPNCDRPVSATRFAPHLEKCMGMGRNSSRIASRRIASNSREPTSYAGLLSDDEDDADWSGGSLQSDRRKRRMKNNHNKRSSKSHKGHRNNNGHHNSDSNDGGATYETMSANEKKNLLLQICGVVSEHTKKLCTRSTRCPQHTEEQRRALRNSVLEPSTPESQTMGLTADEAGSPPDSSPSSSCSSSSRKRDRHRAPPKMKNKRDRNMSPNGRD